A genomic segment from Treponema sp. Marseille-Q3903 encodes:
- a CDS encoding type II toxin-antitoxin system RelE/ParE family toxin, which translates to MKFTVEKLSQAKAEIDSLEQFQKDMLEADYKKIQEQGIEFVRVKLIQKEIFEIKTNELRSLFKYAAGRIIVVGVVFVKKTKKTPKEKIKLAKQRLKEV; encoded by the coding sequence ATGAAGTTCACAGTAGAAAAATTGTCTCAAGCAAAAGCTGAGATTGATTCTTTGGAACAATTTCAAAAAGATATGCTTGAGGCAGATTACAAGAAAATACAGGAACAAGGAATTGAATTTGTTCGTGTAAAGCTGATTCAAAAAGAAATTTTTGAAATAAAAACAAACGAACTTCGTTCATTATTCAAATATGCTGCCGGTAGAATTATTGTGGTTGGAGTTGTATTTGTGAAAAAGACAAAGAAAACTCCAAAAGAAAAGATAAAACTTGCTAAACAGCGTTTGAAGGAGGTCTGA
- a CDS encoding DUF4238 domain-containing protein, with amino-acid sequence MDNKIKKQHYVPQFLLRNWSEDDSSIKVFLLKGNKRIEKAPINEQSQKHYYYGKDQKIEKLYGSLERDASAVVKKIQKREELTKNDIRILKHFIAIQHTRTPGKIDEFNDILTEMSKDLLLKSHKFDGEKNAIDSVKVSINNHQIWQLLMYLQSFLLYTDLRFIILVSNTTNKFVIGQDPVIITNKFLEERHWANSKKGLGLKGVTIFLPISPDNVICFYDNESYSIIGEKKYHILTDEEINNLNMYQFLNTKDSIYYKDFKESYREYNFKTTEYRNNSQASLKSSPIIENKQIVQTGSKNYPIKPVQVFFAIKEKVWKLPLMYSELERQGAKLAQEYIKKDPRLSKIINI; translated from the coding sequence ATGGATAATAAAATAAAAAAGCAGCATTATGTTCCACAGTTCCTTTTAAGGAATTGGTCTGAAGATGATTCATCAATTAAAGTATTTTTATTAAAGGGAAATAAAAGAATAGAAAAAGCTCCAATTAATGAGCAATCTCAAAAACATTATTATTATGGGAAAGATCAAAAAATAGAAAAACTATATGGTTCTTTAGAAAGAGATGCAAGTGCAGTAGTTAAGAAAATACAGAAGAGAGAAGAATTAACGAAAAATGATATAAGAATTTTAAAACATTTCATTGCAATTCAGCATACACGGACTCCAGGAAAAATAGATGAATTTAATGATATTTTAACAGAAATGTCAAAAGATCTTTTACTTAAATCTCATAAATTTGATGGTGAAAAAAATGCAATAGATAGTGTAAAAGTAAGTATTAATAATCATCAGATTTGGCAATTGTTAATGTATCTACAGAGTTTTCTTTTATATACAGATTTACGATTTATAATTTTAGTATCAAATACTACAAATAAATTTGTAATAGGACAGGATCCGGTAATAATTACAAATAAATTCCTAGAAGAAAGACATTGGGCTAATTCAAAAAAAGGGCTTGGTTTGAAAGGTGTAACAATTTTTTTGCCTATTTCACCAGACAATGTAATTTGTTTTTATGATAACGAGTCATATTCAATTATTGGAGAAAAAAAGTATCATATATTAACAGACGAAGAAATCAATAATTTAAATATGTATCAATTTTTAAATACAAAAGATTCAATATATTACAAAGATTTTAAAGAATCATATCGAGAATATAATTTTAAAACAACGGAATATCGAAATAATTCTCAAGCATCACTTAAGTCTTCTCCAATTATTGAAAATAAACAAATAGTTCAAACAGGTAGTAAAAATTATCCAATAAAACCAGTACAAGTTTTTTTTGCAATAAAAGAAAAAGTTTGGAAATTACCATTAATGTATTCAGAATTAGAAAGACAAGGAGCAAAATTAGCTCAAGAATATATTAAAAAAGATCCAAGATTATCCAAAATTATTAATATTTAA
- a CDS encoding DNA methyltransferase — MKTIIRNIELENKLLADTLSMAIVSILLPISMLKKSGDVRFKTKKELENDKIIPMEILKKQLEIIKSDILFYDEDFKINSFPILFNSKKIRFTNDFYFDGIITSPPYLNGTNYIRNTKIELWFMEYIKSKDDLRFFRNEIITSGINDVIVSTDDEKKIVGISNLLDKTINELKQNAYDLRIPLMAEQYFSDMYVTFGGIKKHLKKGAHVAIDIGDSIFGGINIPTDLILIEILETLNFKLVESINLRERRSRSGKIIKQVLLIFKSINELKEEAEIKPIWYDNWNQFKKNIPYQQLPYSKRNWGNKLHSLCSYQGKLKPSIAHFLVNAFVPENGTMLDLFSGVGTIPFEARLDNKKAYGFDISLPAYYISSAKMGKVNIDKIYQKLQFLNEYISSNIIAEEIQKKYDNFGFNGYIKDYYEESTYKEILLARNFFLQNSPKETEDFFIISALLHILHGNRPYALSRRSHPIIPYAPTGDFTYKNLMKHLYDKINKDISDCSSNIVGEIFLQDSTKFWPTKINNIDAIITSPPFFDSTRFYSANWIRLWFCGWEDNNFKNNPKEFIDERQKNSFSVYEPIFLQARERLKKDGVFVLHLGKSKKCNMADELIKISKKWFRKYDLFTEDVTHCEKFGIKDLGTVEKHQFLILN, encoded by the coding sequence ATGAAAACTATTATCAGAAATATAGAATTAGAAAACAAACTGCTTGCAGACACACTTTCTATGGCAATTGTTTCTATACTTTTACCGATTTCCATGTTAAAAAAATCTGGTGATGTTAGGTTTAAAACAAAAAAAGAATTAGAAAATGATAAGATAATTCCAATGGAGATATTAAAAAAACAATTGGAAATAATTAAAAGTGATATTCTATTTTATGACGAAGATTTCAAAATAAACTCTTTTCCAATATTATTTAATTCAAAAAAAATTAGGTTTACAAATGATTTTTATTTTGATGGCATTATAACAAGTCCTCCATATCTAAATGGAACAAATTATATTCGAAATACTAAAATTGAACTTTGGTTTATGGAGTATATAAAAAGCAAAGATGATTTAAGGTTTTTTAGAAATGAAATAATTACAAGCGGAATAAATGACGTAATTGTTTCAACTGATGATGAAAAGAAAATTGTTGGAATATCTAATCTTCTAGATAAAACCATAAACGAATTAAAACAAAATGCTTATGATTTACGAATACCTTTAATGGCGGAACAATATTTTTCTGATATGTATGTGACATTTGGAGGTATAAAAAAACACTTAAAAAAAGGAGCTCATGTAGCTATAGATATTGGAGATTCCATATTTGGAGGGATCAACATACCGACAGATTTAATATTGATTGAAATATTAGAAACTCTTAATTTTAAATTGGTTGAATCAATAAATTTAAGAGAAAGACGCTCTCGCTCTGGTAAAATAATAAAACAAGTCTTATTAATATTTAAGAGTATAAATGAATTAAAAGAAGAAGCAGAAATAAAACCTATCTGGTATGATAATTGGAATCAATTTAAAAAAAATATTCCATACCAGCAATTACCATATTCAAAAAGAAATTGGGGCAATAAATTACATTCGTTATGCTCTTATCAGGGAAAATTAAAGCCATCAATTGCTCATTTTCTTGTTAATGCATTTGTACCTGAAAATGGTACAATGCTTGATTTGTTTTCTGGAGTAGGAACAATTCCATTTGAAGCTCGATTGGATAATAAAAAAGCTTACGGATTTGATATTAGCTTACCTGCTTACTATATATCATCTGCAAAAATGGGCAAGGTAAATATTGATAAGATATATCAAAAATTGCAGTTCTTAAATGAATATATATCTTCAAACATCATTGCTGAAGAAATACAAAAGAAGTATGATAACTTTGGTTTCAATGGATATATCAAAGATTATTATGAAGAAAGTACTTACAAAGAAATCTTATTGGCAAGAAATTTCTTCTTACAGAATTCTCCCAAAGAAACTGAGGATTTTTTTATAATTTCTGCCTTACTGCACATTTTACATGGAAATCGTCCCTATGCTTTGAGTCGTCGTTCGCATCCAATTATACCTTATGCACCGACAGGAGATTTTACTTATAAAAATCTTATGAAACACCTTTATGACAAAATAAACAAAGATATATCTGATTGTTCAAGCAATATAGTGGGTGAAATTTTTCTTCAAGATTCAACTAAGTTTTGGCCAACAAAAATAAATAATATTGATGCAATAATAACATCTCCACCTTTTTTTGATAGTACAAGGTTTTATTCTGCAAATTGGATTAGACTGTGGTTTTGTGGTTGGGAGGATAATAATTTTAAAAATAATCCAAAGGAATTTATTGATGAACGACAAAAAAATTCTTTTTCTGTTTATGAACCTATATTTCTCCAAGCCAGAGAAAGATTAAAGAAAGATGGCGTATTTGTTCTTCATCTTGGAAAAAGTAAAAAATGCAATATGGCAGATGAGTTAATAAAAATCTCAAAAAAATGGTTCAGAAAATATGATTTGTTTACTGAAGATGTAACACATTGTGAAAAATTTGGCATCAAAGATTTAGGAACAGTAGAGAAACATCAATTTCTAATTCTAAATTAA
- a CDS encoding DNA methyltransferase — protein MQRFKSIYFLSSDNSKAGKSITISFSEKETNLFSIFTKKTNNELRTLVGDTYLESLIKNAEKENRNLSQYIKNQLLKNLDKFISGDVTFKSSKKKPLQRWFNYAEGFSTDFVKNIINKYFDDANNIYEPFAGTGTTIFACNSLMKSCCYSEVNPLMFFQIQTKIELLRLKNKKGFSSQIDNFLKLLDKMYSNAK, from the coding sequence ATGCAACGATTTAAATCTATATATTTTCTATCAAGTGATAACTCAAAAGCAGGTAAAAGTATTACAATTTCATTTTCAGAGAAAGAAACAAATTTATTTTCTATTTTTACTAAAAAAACAAATAATGAATTAAGAACATTAGTAGGAGATACATATTTAGAAAGCCTCATAAAAAATGCTGAAAAAGAAAATAGAAATTTGAGTCAATATATAAAAAATCAATTACTTAAGAATTTAGACAAATTTATATCAGGAGATGTAACCTTTAAAAGTAGCAAAAAAAAGCCTTTACAGCGTTGGTTTAACTATGCAGAAGGATTTTCAACTGACTTTGTAAAAAATATTATAAATAAATATTTTGACGATGCAAATAACATCTATGAGCCATTTGCGGGAACAGGTACAACTATTTTTGCTTGTAATTCCTTAATGAAAAGTTGTTGCTATTCTGAAGTAAATCCGCTTATGTTTTTCCAAATTCAAACAAAAATAGAACTACTCAGATTGAAAAATAAAAAGGGTTTTTCATCTCAAATTGACAATTTCTTAAAATTATTAGATAAAATGTATTCAAATGCAAAATAG
- a CDS encoding type II toxin-antitoxin system HicB family antitoxin → MKLVYPAIITYCEEDNNYSIEFSDLQGCVSGGFSLIEAIEMGIDAASGWILTEIEDGNAVPKASDPTKIKLSDDKSFINMLILDMDSYSEKYSSKCVRKNITLPKWVNTLAEKNNVNFSQLLQNTIVEKYAGAM, encoded by the coding sequence ATGAAATTAGTATATCCGGCAATAATAACATATTGTGAAGAAGATAATAATTATAGTATAGAATTTTCCGATTTGCAAGGCTGTGTTTCCGGAGGATTTTCTCTTATAGAAGCGATAGAGATGGGAATAGATGCGGCATCAGGATGGATATTAACGGAAATCGAGGACGGAAATGCTGTTCCAAAAGCAAGTGATCCTACAAAAATAAAACTGTCTGATGATAAAAGTTTTATAAATATGCTTATTTTAGATATGGATTCCTATAGTGAAAAATATTCAAGCAAATGTGTAAGAAAGAATATAACGCTTCCTAAATGGGTGAATACACTTGCAGAAAAAAATAATGTAAATTTTTCACAATTATTACAGAACACTATAGTAGAAAAATATGCAGGTGCTATGTAA
- a CDS encoding GNAT family N-acetyltransferase yields MLEKVLIEVTQNELPLDLLLLSDPSEEVINEYIDQCVTFSATIDNKIVGALLLLKTRPKTMEIMNVSVYENYQNKGIGTKLIHKAIDYCRETNSKIIEIGTGNPGVIQMMLYQKCGFRIVGVELDYFRKNHKEKIFENGIECRDMIRMRMEL; encoded by the coding sequence ATGCTGGAGAAAGTTTTAATTGAAGTAACACAAAATGAACTACCTCTAGACTTATTACTACTATCAGACCCATCAGAAGAAGTAATTAATGAATACATTGATCAATGTGTTACGTTTAGTGCAACAATTGATAATAAAATTGTTGGAGCATTATTGCTATTAAAAACCAGACCAAAAACTATGGAAATAATGAATGTTTCGGTGTATGAAAACTATCAGAATAAAGGAATAGGAACAAAGCTTATACATAAAGCTATTGATTACTGTCGGGAAACAAATAGTAAAATAATTGAAATTGGGACAGGGAATCCTGGTGTAATCCAAATGATGTTATACCAAAAATGTGGATTTAGAATAGTTGGAGTAGAATTGGATTATTTCAGGAAAAATCATAAAGAGAAGATATTTGAAAATGGAATTGAATGCAGAGATATGATTAGGATGAGGATGGAATTGTAA
- a CDS encoding DUF4268 domain-containing protein produces the protein MKKLGKLEKVELRDFWADEAKDFTPWLAKEENIDELSNTIGIDIEVEATEVFVGNYRADIIGRDISNNQRVVIENQLEKSNHEHLGKIITYASGIGATTVIWICSSITDEHRQAIDWVNENTIEDIKFFAIEIELWKIGESEPAPRFNIICRPNEWVKTTKDKSISKELSVTKSLQLEYWNYLRDYFNQKTTFLSLRTPRAQHWYSIAVGKSKFNISLTVNTVHNRLGCELYMRGEKAKDNFSQLKNDKQAIENEIGVELDWQELPDGQDSRIILYRDGNINNKESWDETCEWFKKYAELFHKTFNDRIKKLK, from the coding sequence ATGAAAAAATTAGGAAAACTAGAAAAAGTTGAACTACGAGATTTTTGGGCTGATGAAGCAAAAGATTTTACACCTTGGCTAGCAAAAGAAGAAAATATAGACGAATTAAGTAATACTATTGGAATTGATATAGAAGTTGAAGCTACCGAAGTTTTTGTAGGAAACTATAGAGCAGATATTATAGGACGTGATATTTCAAACAATCAAAGAGTAGTTATAGAAAATCAATTAGAAAAATCGAATCATGAACATCTAGGAAAAATAATTACATATGCCTCAGGTATTGGTGCGACAACAGTTATTTGGATTTGTAGTTCTATTACAGACGAGCATAGGCAGGCTATTGATTGGGTTAATGAAAATACTATTGAAGACATTAAGTTTTTTGCTATAGAAATCGAATTATGGAAAATTGGAGAGTCAGAGCCAGCTCCAAGATTTAATATTATTTGTCGTCCTAATGAATGGGTAAAAACTACAAAAGACAAAAGCATTTCTAAAGAATTATCAGTAACAAAAAGTTTACAATTAGAATATTGGAATTATTTAAGAGATTATTTTAATCAGAAAACAACATTTTTAAGTTTAAGAACTCCTAGAGCTCAACATTGGTATTCTATTGCTGTTGGAAAATCAAAATTTAATATTTCGCTTACAGTAAATACAGTACATAATAGATTGGGTTGTGAATTATATATGCGTGGAGAAAAAGCTAAAGATAATTTTTCACAACTTAAAAATGATAAACAAGCTATAGAAAATGAAATAGGGGTTGAATTAGATTGGCAAGAACTTCCAGATGGTCAAGATTCAAGAATAATTTTATACAGAGATGGAAACATTAACAATAAAGAGTCATGGGATGAAACTTGTGAATGGTTTAAAAAATATGCAGAATTGTTCCATAAAACATTCAATGACCGCATAAAGAAATTAAAATGA
- a CDS encoding type III toxin-antitoxin system ToxN/AbiQ family toxin gives MGNLKIYEIENAYIDYLVPFAPHLFHNKKDNQENERKYIGIILTVNGLDYFAHLSSFKEKHRKMKNNMDFLKVGNYAVINLNNMFPVPKSQCIYVDISKESNPSYKALLSAEYRIITSLADRILKNAKSLYEYKMKNGNSTPLAKRCNDFKLLEENCKKYFGVSKK, from the coding sequence ATGGGAAACTTGAAAATATATGAAATAGAGAATGCTTATATTGATTACCTTGTGCCTTTTGCACCGCATTTGTTTCACAACAAAAAGGATAATCAAGAAAATGAACGAAAGTATATTGGAATCATTCTGACTGTAAACGGATTAGATTATTTTGCGCATCTTTCATCTTTTAAGGAAAAGCATCGCAAAATGAAAAATAACATGGATTTCTTAAAAGTAGGAAATTATGCCGTTATAAATCTAAACAATATGTTTCCTGTTCCTAAATCTCAGTGTATTTATGTAGATATTTCAAAAGAATCAAATCCATCGTATAAAGCATTGCTTTCGGCAGAGTATCGTATTATCACTTCTCTTGCAGATAGAATTTTGAAAAATGCAAAATCACTTTACGAATATAAAATGAAAAATGGTAATTCGACTCCGCTTGCAAAAAGATGTAATGACTTTAAATTACTTGAAGAAAACTGTAAGAAATATTTTGGTGTAAGTAAGAAATAA